The following coding sequences lie in one Cucurbita pepo subsp. pepo cultivar mu-cu-16 chromosome LG13, ASM280686v2, whole genome shotgun sequence genomic window:
- the LOC111808953 gene encoding mini zinc finger protein 2-like — protein MRKRQVVLRRSEEPSRDTEASSFTVRSVRYGECQKNHAASVGGYAVDGCREFMASGDEGTTSALTCAACGCHRSFHRRQVGTEVVSDCSSSPSNET, from the coding sequence ATGAGAAAGCGTCAAGTTGTGCTCAGAAGATCAGAAGAACCCTCGAGAGACACTGAGGCTTCCTCTTTCACAGTAAGGAGTGTTAGATATGGGGAGTGCCAAAAGAACCACGCTGCGAGTGTCGGAGGCTACGCCGTCGATGGGTGTCGAGAATTCATGGCAAGCGGCGACGAAGGTACGACTTCTGCACTGACTTGCGCTGCCTGCGGTTGTCACCGGAGTTTCCATAGAAGGCAAGTTGGAACGGAGGTAGTCAGTGATTGCTCGTCGTCTCCCTCAAACGAAACTTAA